A genome region from Alteripontixanthobacter maritimus includes the following:
- a CDS encoding TIGR03087 family PEP-CTERM/XrtA system glycosyltransferase has product MATADHDGEILFLAHRIPFPPDRGDKIRSHHLLKALAQIAPVHVGTFGETAADMAAKAELAEIAASHRLLERRKPLSLAGVEAIATGKPVSLTAFHAHAMRDWIEQVLTERNIGTIFVFSGQMGQYIPDDFTGRVVVDLCDVDSAKFEAYGAQITGPRSVIDRREGKLLAIEEERIANRADTTLLITDTEAQLFRSRLTDSETPDIRTIRNGIDAALFDPAKVVAHTGLMSGDPHIVFTGQMDYPPNVAAALRVMDRILPPIRARHPDATFHVVGRAPVEELTVRNGKDGICVWGEVPDVKPFLKAADIVIAPLEIARGIQNKVLEAMAMARPVLLSTEAATGIDATDGAHFAVGSDDLRLVELALRLLDNPALAHSMGEAARDYVLAQQSWPAILAPLADIVCGTRAQRQSALVA; this is encoded by the coding sequence ATGGCAACCGCAGATCATGATGGCGAGATACTGTTCCTGGCCCATCGTATCCCGTTTCCACCTGATCGCGGGGACAAAATCCGGTCGCATCACTTGCTGAAGGCTCTAGCGCAAATCGCGCCGGTCCATGTCGGCACATTTGGTGAGACCGCAGCCGACATGGCCGCGAAAGCCGAATTGGCCGAGATTGCCGCTTCGCACCGCCTGCTTGAACGCCGCAAACCGCTTAGCTTGGCCGGTGTCGAGGCGATCGCAACCGGGAAGCCGGTCAGCCTGACTGCCTTTCACGCACACGCCATGCGCGATTGGATCGAGCAGGTTCTGACCGAACGCAATATCGGCACGATCTTCGTGTTCTCCGGCCAGATGGGGCAGTATATACCGGACGACTTTACGGGCCGTGTGGTAGTCGATTTGTGCGACGTCGATAGTGCCAAGTTCGAGGCCTATGGCGCGCAGATCACCGGACCGCGCAGCGTGATCGACCGGCGCGAAGGGAAGCTGCTCGCAATCGAGGAAGAGCGTATCGCCAACCGCGCCGATACGACGCTGCTGATTACGGACACCGAGGCGCAGTTGTTTCGCTCACGGCTGACCGACAGCGAAACGCCCGACATACGCACCATCCGCAACGGCATCGATGCGGCTCTGTTCGATCCTGCAAAGGTTGTCGCCCATACCGGTCTCATGTCCGGCGATCCGCATATCGTCTTCACTGGGCAGATGGATTATCCGCCCAATGTCGCAGCCGCTCTGCGGGTAATGGACCGCATCCTTCCACCCATTCGCGCGCGCCACCCCGATGCAACCTTTCACGTGGTGGGCCGTGCACCGGTCGAGGAGCTGACCGTGCGCAATGGCAAGGACGGCATCTGCGTCTGGGGCGAAGTGCCGGACGTAAAGCCGTTTTTGAAAGCAGCCGATATCGTCATCGCGCCGCTGGAGATTGCACGCGGCATCCAGAACAAGGTGCTGGAAGCGATGGCCATGGCGCGGCCCGTGCTCCTCAGCACCGAAGCTGCAACCGGCATCGATGCGACCGACGGCGCGCACTTCGCGGTTGGGTCGGATGATTTGAGGCTCGTCGAGCTGGCGCTTCGTTTGCTCGATAATCCCGCGCTGGCCCACTCGATGGGCGAGGCGGCGCGTGATTACGTATTGGCGCAGCAGAGCTGGCCAGCGATACTTGCGCCACTGGCGGACATCGTTTGCGGTACGCGCGCGCAGCGGCAGAGCGCCCTTGTCGCCTGA
- a CDS encoding FemAB family XrtA/PEP-CTERM system-associated protein, with amino-acid sequence MNAPFPLCRERVTVADLRDPGEVARIEGFVATMGGSVFHRPAWLLATAEGTGQTATGIIAEKGGQLTGWLSLTLVHSPIFGRALVSSGFAVGGGILAESSRAARKLAESATELAVRYSCDSVELRGGDCPEGWEPITGKHSGFAKQLEANDDAELAAVPRKHRAEIRKGLKADLDVSFGTDQAHRSAFYATYAASVHNLGTPVFPRSLFDAVLDRLGEGADIVVARHKGEPVSAVLNLYHRGTVMPFWGGGTFAARGLRANERVYYELMSHARARGCTRFDFGRSKTDSGPYNYKKNWGFEPEPLEYASWSAPGAPVRNIDPTDATYARKIDLWKRLPLPVANRLGPLIARGLA; translated from the coding sequence TTGAACGCGCCGTTCCCCTTGTGCCGCGAACGGGTAACGGTCGCCGATTTGCGCGATCCGGGGGAGGTCGCGCGGATCGAAGGGTTCGTGGCAACAATGGGCGGCAGCGTGTTCCACCGCCCGGCCTGGCTGCTGGCGACGGCGGAAGGCACCGGCCAGACCGCCACTGGGATAATTGCCGAGAAAGGCGGGCAATTGACCGGCTGGCTCTCGTTGACCCTGGTCCATTCGCCGATATTCGGACGCGCGCTGGTTTCCAGCGGGTTTGCGGTGGGCGGCGGCATTCTCGCCGAAAGCAGCCGCGCCGCGCGGAAGCTAGCCGAAAGCGCCACCGAACTCGCCGTCCGCTACAGCTGCGACAGCGTTGAATTGCGCGGCGGCGATTGTCCCGAAGGCTGGGAGCCAATCACCGGCAAGCACTCAGGATTTGCCAAACAGCTCGAAGCCAATGACGATGCCGAACTGGCAGCCGTTCCGCGCAAGCACCGCGCCGAAATTCGCAAAGGGCTGAAAGCCGATCTGGATGTCAGTTTCGGCACTGACCAAGCGCACCGCAGCGCCTTTTACGCGACCTATGCCGCCAGCGTGCACAACCTTGGTACGCCGGTATTCCCGCGCAGCCTGTTCGACGCCGTTCTCGATCGGTTGGGAGAGGGGGCCGACATCGTGGTCGCGCGTCACAAGGGAGAGCCGGTTTCCGCGGTGCTCAATCTGTACCACCGCGGAACCGTGATGCCGTTCTGGGGGGGCGGTACCTTTGCCGCACGCGGACTGCGTGCAAACGAACGGGTTTATTACGAGTTGATGAGCCATGCGCGCGCGCGCGGCTGCACGCGGTTCGATTTCGGACGCTCCAAAACGGATAGCGGTCCGTATAATTACAAAAAGAACTGGGGCTTCGAGCCAGAGCCGCTGGAATATGCTAGCTGGAGCGCGCCGGGTGCGCCTGTGCGCAATATCGATCCCACCGATGCGACCTATGCGCGCAAGATCGATTTGTGGAAGCGTTTGCCATTGCCGGTCGCGAACCGCCTCGGCCCGCTGATCGCGCGCGGTCTGGCATGA
- a CDS encoding XrtA system polysaccharide deacetylase produces MIEKPIQQFEAAPVVNGLSVDVEDWFQVGAFEDVIDRDDWDGLSLRVEDNVARILDLFAEADVKATFFTLGWVAKRHGALIRRIADAGHEIASHGFDHARVFNFTRQEFGADIAKARQILEDASGTSITGYRAPSFSIDGRTPWAYVELAEQGYAYSSSVAPVAHDHYGWREAPRFAFKPLPWADLVEIPVTTAMFGGKRLAAGGGGFFRVLPYAFSRWAIRQVNRTDGRPAIFYFHPWEIDPQQPRVEGAPLKSRLRHYTNLHKMAPKLRELVHEFAWGRMDMLAHIEARRAVDLAA; encoded by the coding sequence ATGATCGAGAAACCCATCCAGCAGTTCGAAGCGGCCCCAGTCGTCAATGGCTTGTCCGTCGATGTGGAGGACTGGTTTCAGGTCGGGGCGTTCGAGGACGTTATCGACCGCGACGACTGGGACGGATTGTCCCTTCGGGTGGAAGACAACGTCGCACGTATTCTCGACCTGTTTGCAGAAGCCGACGTAAAGGCCACCTTTTTCACGCTCGGCTGGGTCGCCAAGCGTCACGGCGCCCTGATCCGCCGGATTGCCGATGCCGGGCACGAGATCGCCAGCCACGGATTCGACCATGCGCGGGTGTTCAACTTCACGCGCCAGGAATTTGGTGCCGATATTGCCAAGGCCCGCCAGATCCTCGAGGATGCTTCCGGCACCTCGATCACCGGCTACCGCGCGCCCAGCTTCAGCATCGATGGGCGGACCCCGTGGGCCTATGTCGAACTGGCGGAGCAGGGTTACGCCTATTCGTCCAGCGTCGCGCCCGTTGCTCACGACCATTACGGCTGGCGCGAGGCGCCGCGTTTTGCATTCAAGCCGCTACCTTGGGCGGACCTCGTCGAAATCCCGGTCACGACTGCGATGTTCGGCGGGAAACGGCTGGCGGCTGGTGGCGGCGGCTTTTTTCGCGTCTTGCCCTACGCCTTTTCACGCTGGGCCATTCGCCAGGTCAACCGCACCGACGGGCGGCCCGCCATATTTTACTTCCACCCGTGGGAGATCGATCCGCAACAGCCCCGCGTGGAAGGTGCACCGCTGAAATCGCGGCTGCGGCACTACACCAACCTCCACAAGATGGCGCCCAAGCTACGTGAGCTAGTACACGAGTTCGCGTGGGGCCGGATGGACATGCTGGCACATATCGAAGCCCGCCGTGCCGTGGATCTGGCCGCTTGA
- a CDS encoding XrtA/PEP-CTERM system-associated ATPase, whose translation MFDDFYGLTGRPFQLTPDPQFYFESSTHKKALSYLGYGLAQGEGFIVITGEVGAGKSTLVAHLVNKIDPEQMTVAQIVTSRLDGEEMVHIAAQSFGLDIEGHDKASALGAIEDFLHEEARAGRRCLMVVDESQNLSVDALEELRMLSNFQLGSHPLLQVLLLGQPEFRATLAEHKDLEQLRQRVIASHHLAAMESAELEPYVRHRLECVGWEGNPAFDQRVFADMYEATSGIPRKVNQVATRLLLLGAVEQRSRIDGAMLASVLKEMQGDSAFPKATAAPVEEPAQIATVPFAAPKPASEPELAQEAPQSAVFQGEQDDRDDRIAELEQAIEALQASDASMSTRYSELEQQMADQDRAVRDVLTMLIEYVEGETARKAA comes from the coding sequence ATGTTCGATGATTTCTATGGCCTGACCGGCCGACCGTTCCAGCTGACGCCGGACCCGCAATTCTATTTCGAAAGCAGCACGCATAAAAAGGCGCTGTCCTATCTCGGCTATGGTCTGGCGCAGGGCGAAGGCTTCATCGTGATTACGGGCGAAGTCGGCGCGGGTAAATCCACGCTGGTCGCGCATCTGGTGAATAAGATAGATCCGGAGCAAATGACCGTCGCGCAAATCGTGACCAGCCGCCTCGATGGCGAGGAAATGGTCCATATCGCCGCGCAAAGCTTCGGGCTGGATATCGAGGGGCATGACAAGGCCAGCGCCTTGGGCGCAATCGAGGATTTTCTGCACGAGGAAGCCCGCGCCGGTCGCCGCTGCCTTATGGTTGTGGACGAATCGCAGAATCTCAGCGTGGATGCGCTGGAGGAATTGCGGATGCTGTCGAACTTCCAACTGGGATCGCATCCGCTGCTGCAGGTGCTGCTGCTGGGTCAGCCCGAATTCCGGGCGACCCTGGCCGAGCACAAGGACCTGGAGCAGCTGCGCCAACGTGTCATCGCTAGCCACCATCTCGCCGCGATGGAATCCGCCGAACTGGAACCGTATGTGCGCCACCGGCTGGAATGCGTCGGATGGGAGGGCAATCCCGCTTTCGACCAGCGCGTATTTGCTGACATGTACGAGGCGACCAGCGGCATTCCGCGCAAGGTCAACCAAGTGGCGACCCGCCTGCTCCTGCTGGGCGCAGTGGAACAGCGCAGCCGAATTGACGGAGCAATGCTCGCGTCCGTGTTGAAGGAAATGCAGGGCGATAGCGCATTTCCTAAAGCAACTGCCGCACCTGTCGAGGAACCTGCCCAAATCGCGACGGTACCTTTTGCTGCACCTAAACCAGCATCCGAGCCCGAACTCGCACAGGAAGCGCCGCAGTCCGCTGTATTTCAGGGCGAACAGGACGACCGCGACGACCGCATTGCCGAACTCGAACAGGCTATCGAAGCCTTGCAGGCGAGTGACGCAAGCATGTCTACCCGTTATTCCGAGTTGGAACAGCAGATGGCGGATCAGGACCGTGCCGTGCGCGATGTGCTGACCATGTTGATTGAGTACGTCGAAGGCGAGACCGCACGCAAGGCGGCCTGA
- a CDS encoding preprotein translocase subunit YajC produces MKTQVFTTLTAIVALSCAMPVAAQDAAPPQRDDNRSAGAGSGRVEVTPYIEASQVLLAEISPGDEVVTYSQLAAGVEASIQGRNNAASVSLRYERNIGWDDDVADSDSISGVARGYTTITPGLTIEAGALAARTQVDGNGGTTLNALDTRTDSESTIYSAYAGPTLVTRAGDVAIDANYRFGYNAVDAPDALIATPGAAPVDVFDDSTVHSANIHAGIAPNEPLPVGLGVGAGFFQEDVSNLDQRVRDAYVRGDVTVPVGPDLALVAGVGYENVEISGRDAVRDANGVPVVGADGRLVTDNSEPRQIAFETDGLIWDAGVVWRPSRRTALEAHVGKRYDSTSYYGSFAWAPSSRSSLNVSVYDSVSGFGGQFNQAIANLPTDFEANRNLLTGDLTGCVASLEGSACFGNAFNSVRSSTFRGRGVVASYARQIGRFSTGIGAGYDRRKFIAAPGTILASANGVVDESYFLTSYFSGQLDARSSFSVNAYANWLNSGFDGGDTTVLGASAAYSRNLLAGLSARAAVGVDYLDTDAAGDDLTTASALFGLRYDF; encoded by the coding sequence ATGAAAACGCAAGTTTTCACTACTTTGACCGCCATCGTGGCCCTCTCTTGCGCCATGCCGGTGGCCGCGCAGGACGCGGCGCCACCGCAGCGCGATGACAATCGTTCGGCAGGCGCAGGCTCGGGCCGGGTCGAAGTCACGCCTTACATCGAGGCGAGCCAGGTTTTGCTGGCCGAGATCTCGCCGGGAGACGAGGTGGTAACCTATTCCCAGCTTGCCGCAGGGGTCGAGGCCAGCATCCAGGGGCGTAACAACGCCGCTTCCGTCTCGCTACGCTACGAGCGCAACATCGGTTGGGACGATGATGTGGCCGATAGTGATTCCATCAGCGGCGTGGCGCGCGGATACACGACCATCACGCCCGGCTTGACGATCGAGGCAGGCGCGCTTGCCGCCCGCACGCAAGTGGACGGCAATGGCGGCACCACGCTGAACGCACTGGACACGCGCACCGACAGCGAAAGTACTATCTACAGCGCCTATGCCGGTCCAACACTGGTCACGCGCGCAGGCGATGTTGCGATCGATGCCAATTACCGCTTCGGCTACAACGCCGTGGACGCGCCCGATGCGCTGATTGCGACACCGGGCGCAGCGCCGGTCGATGTGTTCGACGATTCCACTGTGCATTCCGCCAATATCCACGCCGGCATCGCACCGAACGAACCCTTGCCCGTGGGGCTCGGTGTGGGGGCAGGGTTCTTCCAGGAGGATGTGTCCAACCTCGATCAGCGTGTGCGCGATGCGTATGTGCGGGGCGACGTGACCGTGCCGGTCGGACCCGACCTCGCACTGGTGGCGGGTGTCGGATATGAAAATGTGGAGATATCGGGCCGCGACGCGGTACGCGATGCAAACGGCGTGCCGGTAGTCGGGGCCGACGGACGTCTGGTCACGGACAACAGCGAACCGCGCCAGATCGCATTCGAAACGGACGGTCTGATCTGGGATGCCGGCGTCGTATGGCGGCCAAGCCGCCGCACTGCGCTGGAGGCCCATGTCGGCAAGCGGTACGACAGCACATCCTATTACGGCAGCTTCGCCTGGGCCCCGTCCAGCCGCAGCTCGCTGAATGTAAGCGTATATGACAGCGTCAGCGGTTTCGGCGGTCAGTTCAATCAGGCGATTGCCAACCTGCCGACCGATTTCGAGGCCAATCGCAATCTGCTGACCGGGGACCTGACCGGATGCGTCGCCAGCCTGGAAGGCAGCGCCTGCTTCGGCAATGCGTTCAATTCGGTGCGCAGTTCCACCTTCCGCGGCCGGGGTGTGGTGGCCAGCTATGCCCGGCAGATCGGACGGTTCAGCACCGGCATCGGGGCAGGGTACGACCGGCGCAAATTCATCGCGGCACCCGGCACCATCCTGGCCTCGGCCAATGGCGTAGTGGACGAAAGCTATTTCCTGACCAGCTATTTCAGCGGCCAGTTGGATGCGCGCTCCAGCTTCTCCGTCAATGCCTATGCCAACTGGCTGAACTCCGGCTTCGACGGCGGCGATACCACGGTGTTGGGCGCATCAGCCGCGTATAGCCGCAACCTGCTGGCGGGCTTGTCTGCCCGCGCCGCAGTTGGTGTCGATTATCTCGATACCGATGCGGCAGGCGACGATCTGACCACCGCTTCCGCCCTGTTCGGCCTGCGCTACGATTTCTGA
- a CDS encoding P-loop NTPase family protein gives MTEHTKIPLPGEPAGKDDNSLLEKASGAFGLGNFKAAPMPETLDERRMKRARPVRKTAGEAAAPTTGQTTAEPVAAPADFVSPDMTGFSVPATVPMQEMVAEPPADGSRRVVFQGVQHAIDTGRLAEKGMILPGTGPSGLLEEFRIVKRQLIGAARERGTDASRRIMVTSPLPGEGKTYCATNLAIAMAAERDGEVLLVDADFGNPSIVDLLGLPAGPGLMDALSNESVAVEDFVLGTDIPGLWVLPAGTRTGADAEYLASTRTADVLDRLTAGADRRMVIFDTPPALAASPAAELAKHVGQTVLVARADTTGQNALEDAVQLLAACPDLKLLLNASSFSPSGRRFGSYYGYGE, from the coding sequence ATGACCGAACACACCAAGATCCCGCTCCCCGGCGAACCTGCCGGAAAAGATGACAACTCGCTGCTGGAAAAAGCCAGTGGAGCCTTTGGGCTGGGCAACTTCAAAGCCGCCCCGATGCCCGAAACTTTGGACGAGCGCCGTATGAAGCGTGCCCGTCCCGTCCGTAAAACGGCGGGCGAAGCTGCGGCGCCGACGACCGGGCAGACCACTGCCGAGCCGGTGGCAGCGCCCGCTGATTTCGTATCCCCGGATATGACCGGTTTTTCTGTTCCGGCCACCGTTCCGATGCAAGAGATGGTTGCTGAACCACCTGCTGACGGTTCGCGCAGGGTTGTGTTCCAGGGTGTCCAGCACGCCATCGATACCGGGCGGCTTGCGGAAAAAGGCATGATCTTGCCCGGTACCGGACCCAGCGGCTTGCTGGAGGAATTTCGCATTGTGAAGCGCCAGCTGATCGGTGCAGCGCGGGAACGCGGTACGGACGCGTCGCGCCGGATCATGGTGACTTCGCCGTTACCGGGTGAGGGCAAGACCTATTGCGCGACCAATCTGGCCATCGCGATGGCTGCGGAACGCGATGGCGAAGTGCTGCTGGTGGACGCCGATTTCGGCAATCCGTCGATCGTCGACCTGCTGGGTCTTCCCGCGGGGCCGGGGCTGATGGATGCGCTGTCCAACGAAAGTGTCGCTGTCGAAGACTTCGTGTTGGGGACGGACATTCCCGGTTTGTGGGTGCTGCCCGCCGGTACGCGCACGGGTGCCGACGCGGAATACCTCGCCAGCACGCGTACTGCCGATGTGCTGGACCGACTGACGGCAGGTGCCGACCGGCGCATGGTGATTTTCGACACGCCGCCCGCGCTGGCCGCTTCGCCAGCGGCGGAACTCGCCAAGCATGTCGGCCAGACAGTGCTGGTCGCGCGCGCCGATACCACCGGACAAAATGCGCTGGAGGATGCGGTGCAGCTCCTTGCCGCCTGTCCCGATCTCAAACTTCTGCTCAATGCTTCGAGCTTCAGCCCAAGCGGTCGCCGCTTCGGATCCTATTATGGGTATGGGGAATAA
- a CDS encoding XrtA system polysaccharide chain length determinant, which yields MNEVFEEIRAGLHSVWNRRWLVLGVAWGVCILGWLVVAMIPNSYESKARIFVQLDDVLAQQIGIANGGQQEIERVRTTLTSQVNLEKVIKSTALGADIGDPRTMERATTSLAENVTIVSEQDNLFEITATVGKSEFSDAENAKLAQNVVQKLIDIFREENIAGNRGEVAQTIVFLDQQLEERKVELEEAEQNRLAFETANPELIGGSTAINSKLDRARTELRGVDADLAAARSALAAINGQLAGTPRMIMTPAAQQGGARAALQQAQAQLAGLQARGLTPQHPDVIASQRQVSLLRQQAANERSPEASGSPNPAYTSLISIQAERQANVQSLEARKAALGADYSSFLANQANEPSVAAEANRISRDYEVLKTKYDELLQDREEMQLRGQVESERSSFRFEVIDPPSTPIAPAAPNRPLLLLGVLVAGIGAGVAAAFALSQLKSTFATTAKLERTLDLPVLGAISATLTDSARALRARQFKMFVAGCAALGGLFVMLLAVEILQRGTVA from the coding sequence ATGAACGAAGTCTTCGAAGAGATCCGTGCAGGGCTGCACTCGGTGTGGAACCGACGCTGGCTGGTGCTTGGCGTTGCCTGGGGCGTGTGCATCCTGGGCTGGCTGGTGGTCGCCATGATCCCTAATTCCTACGAGTCCAAAGCGCGCATCTTCGTGCAGCTGGATGATGTACTGGCTCAGCAAATCGGCATTGCCAATGGCGGGCAGCAGGAAATCGAGCGGGTCCGCACGACGCTGACCAGCCAAGTGAACCTGGAAAAGGTCATCAAGTCGACCGCGCTGGGAGCCGACATCGGCGACCCGCGCACGATGGAGCGTGCCACGACATCGCTGGCGGAGAACGTGACCATCGTCAGCGAGCAGGACAATCTGTTCGAAATCACCGCGACTGTCGGCAAGAGCGAGTTCTCCGACGCCGAAAATGCCAAGCTGGCACAGAACGTAGTCCAAAAACTGATCGATATCTTCCGTGAGGAAAACATCGCTGGAAATCGCGGCGAAGTGGCGCAGACCATCGTGTTCCTCGACCAGCAACTGGAAGAGCGCAAAGTCGAACTGGAAGAAGCCGAGCAGAACCGGCTGGCTTTCGAGACAGCCAATCCCGAACTGATCGGCGGCAGCACCGCCATCAACAGCAAGCTCGATCGCGCCCGGACCGAACTGCGCGGTGTCGATGCCGATCTTGCCGCCGCCCGCAGCGCGCTAGCCGCCATCAACGGGCAGCTTGCAGGCACACCCCGGATGATCATGACACCGGCTGCCCAACAAGGCGGCGCACGTGCTGCGTTGCAGCAGGCGCAGGCGCAGCTGGCCGGTTTGCAAGCGCGCGGCCTGACGCCGCAACATCCCGACGTTATCGCCAGCCAGCGACAGGTGTCGCTGTTACGACAGCAGGCGGCCAACGAACGGTCGCCAGAAGCGAGCGGCTCCCCCAATCCGGCCTATACTTCGCTGATCTCGATTCAGGCCGAACGGCAGGCTAACGTCCAGTCGCTGGAAGCGCGCAAGGCCGCGCTGGGTGCGGATTATTCCAGCTTTCTTGCGAACCAGGCGAACGAACCATCGGTCGCCGCCGAAGCCAACCGCATTAGCCGCGATTACGAAGTCCTGAAGACGAAGTATGACGAATTGCTGCAGGACCGCGAGGAAATGCAGTTGAGAGGTCAGGTGGAAAGCGAACGAAGCTCATTCCGTTTCGAGGTTATCGATCCGCCGTCCACGCCCATCGCCCCGGCTGCGCCCAATCGTCCGCTCTTGCTGCTGGGCGTTCTGGTTGCGGGCATCGGTGCGGGCGTCGCCGCGGCCTTTGCGCTCAGCCAGCTAAAATCCACTTTCGCCACCACGGCCAAGCTGGAGCGCACGCTCGACCTGCCGGTGCTTGGCGCGATTTCCGCCACCCTGACCGACAGCGCACGGGCATTGCGAGCGCGCCAATTCAAGATGTTCGTCGCCGGATGCGCGGCTTTGGGCGGATTGTTCGTAATGTTGCTGGCGGTGGAAATCCTTCAGCGCGGCACGGTTGCGTGA
- a CDS encoding XrtA/PEP-CTERM system exopolysaccharide export protein: MPYTRFAPLLAGTAVAALSLSGCAGTGGGRELPPAAFVSMQEGPGEEYVIGPLDELTIHVWRNPELGAQAIQVRPDGRITIPLVSDMPAVGKTPTMLEQDIRLQLSQFIQEPIVSVIVNKFAGTFSQQVRIIGATEKPASIPFRANMTVLDAMIAVGGLSEFAAGNRAKLIRFDKRVGRQAEYALRLGDLLKKGESSANVMLMPGDVIIIPESMF; the protein is encoded by the coding sequence ATGCCGTATACCCGATTTGCCCCTCTTCTTGCCGGCACTGCCGTTGCTGCGCTGTCGCTTTCCGGCTGCGCGGGAACAGGCGGCGGACGCGAGTTGCCGCCAGCCGCTTTCGTTTCGATGCAGGAAGGTCCGGGTGAGGAATACGTGATCGGCCCACTCGACGAGCTGACCATTCACGTCTGGCGCAATCCGGAACTTGGTGCGCAGGCGATCCAGGTGCGCCCCGACGGCCGTATCACCATTCCGCTAGTCAGCGATATGCCCGCCGTAGGCAAGACGCCGACGATGCTGGAACAGGATATCCGCCTGCAGCTCAGCCAGTTCATTCAGGAACCGATCGTATCGGTCATCGTGAACAAATTTGCCGGCACATTCAGCCAGCAGGTTAGGATTATCGGCGCGACCGAGAAACCCGCCTCGATCCCGTTCCGCGCCAATATGACCGTGCTCGACGCGATGATCGCGGTGGGCGGCCTGTCCGAATTTGCCGCTGGCAACCGCGCCAAGCTGATCCGTTTCGACAAGCGCGTGGGACGGCAGGCGGAATATGCCCTGCGGCTGGGTGACCTGCTGAAAAAGGGCGAGAGCAGCGCCAATGTCATGCTGATGCCGGGTGATGTGATCATCATCCCCGAAAGCATGTTCTGA
- a CDS encoding pyridoxal-dependent decarboxylase, exosortase A system-associated, whose amino-acid sequence MKPTGPIPAGYETLDGELAIGGRTVSQLVEDAGETPLFVYSRRLLDQRMADLRAVMPDRLAIHYAVKANPHDNVIRHMAGLVDGFDIASGGELAIMQRLGMDAGPISFAGPGKRDRELDAAIMAGATLNLESESEAERALAIAAKNGMTPRLAIRVNPDFEMKGSGMKMGGGAKPFGVDAERVPELGRQIIAAGADFRGLHIYTGSQALSAESLIETQGNVLDLATRLTDEIGVDLPKLNMGGGFGIPYFDKDQPLDITAIGAGLEQRFANLPPRLANTHLCIELGRYLVGEAGVYLTRILDRKVSHGESYLVTDGGLHHQLAASGNFGTVIRRNYPVAIANRFEAAPIEVASIVGCLCTPLDRLLDKAHLPRAEVGDLVAVFCAGAYGATASPSAFLGQGPALELLV is encoded by the coding sequence ATGAAGCCGACAGGTCCGATTCCCGCCGGGTACGAAACGCTGGACGGCGAACTCGCCATCGGTGGCCGAACAGTGTCGCAATTGGTGGAGGACGCCGGGGAAACGCCGCTGTTCGTCTATTCCAGGCGGCTGCTCGATCAGCGAATGGCGGACCTGCGTGCCGTCATGCCTGACCGGCTCGCGATACACTACGCCGTAAAGGCCAACCCGCATGATAACGTGATCCGCCATATGGCGGGCCTAGTGGATGGGTTCGACATCGCTTCGGGCGGTGAGCTGGCTATCATGCAAAGGCTGGGAATGGATGCGGGCCCCATCAGCTTTGCCGGGCCGGGCAAGCGGGATCGTGAGCTGGACGCGGCAATCATGGCGGGCGCCACGCTCAATCTGGAAAGCGAAAGCGAAGCGGAGCGCGCACTCGCCATAGCGGCAAAAAACGGAATGACCCCGCGTCTTGCCATACGCGTGAACCCTGATTTCGAGATGAAGGGGTCCGGCATGAAGATGGGCGGCGGGGCAAAGCCGTTCGGAGTGGATGCGGAGCGCGTGCCCGAACTCGGCCGGCAGATCATCGCGGCAGGCGCCGATTTCCGTGGGCTGCATATCTATACCGGCAGCCAAGCGCTGAGCGCGGAGTCGCTCATCGAGACGCAGGGGAACGTGCTCGATCTGGCAACGCGGCTTACCGACGAGATCGGCGTCGATCTGCCAAAGCTGAATATGGGCGGCGGGTTCGGCATTCCGTATTTCGACAAGGACCAGCCGCTCGATATCACCGCCATCGGCGCTGGGTTGGAGCAGCGCTTTGCCAATCTTCCGCCGCGCCTCGCCAATACGCATTTATGCATCGAGCTTGGGCGATATCTGGTTGGCGAAGCGGGCGTGTATCTCACCCGTATTCTGGACCGGAAGGTGAGCCATGGCGAAAGCTATCTCGTGACCGATGGGGGGCTGCATCACCAATTGGCGGCGTCCGGCAATTTCGGCACCGTGATACGGCGCAACTACCCGGTTGCCATCGCCAACCGGTTCGAAGCGGCACCGATCGAGGTCGCAAGCATTGTCGGCTGTTTGTGCACGCCGCTCGACAGGCTGTTGGACAAGGCACACCTTCCAAGGGCCGAAGTGGGTGATCTCGTCGCCGTCTTCTGCGCCGGCGCGTACGGCGCAACTGCCTCGCCATCCGCGTTTCTGGGCCAGGGCCCCGCACTCGAACTGCTGGTGTAA